TTCGAGATCGGGCGGTCGGAGTCGAGCCAATAGCGGGCGCAGTCGACGCTGATGCCGACCAGCCCGACGGCGATCATCCGGGCACGGTGCGGATCGAGGCCGGAGTCGGCGCTGATCAGCGCGAACACCGCGTCGGTGCAGGATTCGGTGGCCACGCGCACCTGCGCGGCGACCTCGGGCTCGGTGACATAGTCGTTCTCGAAGATCAGGCGGTAGCCCTGGCTGTCGTGCTCGATGAAGTCGAAGAACGCCTGGACCGCGGCGTGTAGCCGCTGCCGGTTGTCGGTCGTGGTGCGCAGTGCCTGCTGCACCCCGGACACCAGATTCTCGACGTGCCGGGCAAGAACGGCCAGGTACAGCTCGAGCTTGCTGGAAAAGTGCTGATACAGAACGGGTTTGCTGACGCCCGCGCGCTCGGCGATCTCGTCCATTCCGGCCGCGTGGTAACCGTGGTCCACGAAGACGTCGCTGGCGACCACCAACAGCTGGCCGCGGCGCTCGTCGCGGGGCAGTCGGTTGCCGCGGCGGTTCTGGGCCGACGCACCCTCGGGCCGGACGCGGTCGTTCGCTCTGACGGCACGGCGCGCCGCCGTCTTGGCGAGATCGCTCATCGAGTCCCCATCCGGTCCTGGCGACTGACCGTTTCCCGTCGGGGCCAGCCGCGCTCGTCGCACCGACCTTACTACTCGCGGCGTGCTGACGATCGTTATGGAAGCCGTCTCCGCTGGCAGAAGGGGTGTCGTGCGGCCCGCTCGGGCGCGCCAAGGGCGGCGGCCGTCGAAGCTGTGCCATCCTGGGGAAATGACGTCGCAGCGACCTGTGCGCGGCACCGGTCGGGTGCCGGTGCTACGCGACGAGTGGCGAGAACCACTGCGCGCGCTGCGCGACCCGATCGGGCGGGACGGGGGACGGGTGCGCGCCGACCGCGAGCGGCCGCGCCAGTGGCGCAAGCAAACGTGGCTGGGCCGGTTCGTCTCGACGTACGGCTGGCGCGCGTACGCGTTGCCCGTGCTGGCAGTGCTCACCGCCGTCGTGATCTACCAGACGGTCACCGGCACCAGCGCGACGAAACCGGCGGCGACCCGGTCCATCCAGGCCCCGCCCGCCATCGGCGCGGTGGGCACCGCGATCATCGACGCGCCGCCGCGCGGGCTCGCGGCGTTCGACGCCAACCTGCCCGCCGGAACCCTGCCCGACGGCGGCCCCTTCACCGAGGCGGGCGACAAGACCTGGCATGTCGTCCCCGGGACGACCCCGCAGTTCGGCCAGGGCACGGCCAAGGTCTTCCGGTACACC
This genomic window from Mycobacterium saskatchewanense contains:
- a CDS encoding TetR/AcrR family transcriptional regulator, producing the protein MSDLAKTAARRAVRANDRVRPEGASAQNRRGNRLPRDERRGQLLVVASDVFVDHGYHAAGMDEIAERAGVSKPVLYQHFSSKLELYLAVLARHVENLVSGVQQALRTTTDNRQRLHAAVQAFFDFIEHDSQGYRLIFENDYVTEPEVAAQVRVATESCTDAVFALISADSGLDPHRARMIAVGLVGISVDCARYWLDSDRPISKSDAVEGTVQFAWGGLSHVPLTRS